Proteins from a genomic interval of Thermodesulfobacteriota bacterium:
- a CDS encoding OmpA family protein: protein MTLVFTMAGCATMETKTGQGAVVGTAAGAAVGAGLGQAIGKDTKSTLIGAAIGAAAGGLTGAAVGNYMDRQEKALREALAQSEAASIRREMDVLSVTFKGDVSFDLNSAALKPGAQTEVARVAGVLNQYPQTTLLVAGHTDSTGAEDYNQKLSERRAESVKNALVGHGVAPGRIATVGYGPSQPVADNATPEGRQLNRRVEIRIMPQQG, encoded by the coding sequence GTGACACTCGTGTTCACGATGGCGGGATGCGCCACCATGGAGACCAAGACCGGCCAGGGAGCGGTGGTGGGCACCGCCGCCGGGGCCGCCGTGGGGGCCGGGCTGGGGCAGGCCATCGGCAAGGACACCAAGTCCACCCTGATCGGCGCCGCCATCGGGGCCGCGGCCGGGGGCCTCACGGGCGCCGCGGTGGGCAACTACATGGACCGGCAGGAGAAGGCCCTGCGCGAAGCCCTGGCCCAGTCCGAGGCCGCGAGCATCCGCCGCGAGATGGACGTGCTGTCGGTGACCTTCAAGGGCGACGTGAGCTTCGACCTGAACTCCGCCGCCCTCAAGCCCGGGGCCCAGACCGAGGTGGCCCGGGTGGCGGGGGTCCTCAACCAGTACCCCCAGACGACCCTGCTCGTGGCAGGGCACACCGACAGCACCGGAGCCGAGGACTACAACCAGAAGCTCTCCGAGCGGCGGGCGGAGTCCGTGAAGAACGCCCTGGTGGGGCACGGGGTCGCCCCGGGGCGCATTGCCACCGTGGGCTACGGCCCGTCCCAGCCCGTGGCCGACAACGCCACCCCCGAGGGGCGCCAGCTCAACCGCCGGGTGGAAATCCGCATCATGCCCCAGCAGGGCTGA